A DNA window from Hordeum vulgare subsp. vulgare chromosome 1H, MorexV3_pseudomolecules_assembly, whole genome shotgun sequence contains the following coding sequences:
- the LOC123411091 gene encoding protein CURVATURE THYLAKOID 1B, chloroplastic-like, with product MAPTVACPATGAVACPATGAVASPIAGDVGKAARSAGLGLPALPSLPGLASHGQPRIASFCKRLARNVVSMAASEPAAPLAENAELTELFNSLKQEWDRVGDKYAVTTLAVAATLGMWSAGGVVSAIDRLPVVPGLMEVVGIGYSGWFAYKNLIFKPDRKAFFAKVRNIYEDIISG from the exons ATGGCCCCGACCGTCGCCTGCCCAGCAACGGGCGCCGTCGCCTGCCCAGCAACGGGCGCCGTCGCCTCGCCTATCGCAGGCGACGTCGGGAAGGCCGCGCGCTCCGCCGGCCTCGGGCTCCCCGCGCTTCCGTCGCTGCCCGGCCTCGCGTCCCACGGCCAACCCCGCATCGCCTCCTTCT GCAAAAGGCTCGCGAGGAACGTGGTGTCAATGGCCGCCAGTGAGCCGGCGGCGCCGCTGGCCGAAAACGCCGAGCTTACCGAGTTGTTTAACTCCTTGAAACAAGAG TGGGACAGGGTGGGAGACAAGTACGCGGTGACCACGCTGGCCGTCGCCGCCACGCTCGGCATGTGGAGCGCCGGCGGAGTAGTATCG GCAATCGACAGGCTCCCCGTGGTTCCAGGTCTCATGGAGGTCGTTGGCATCGGCTACAGCGGG TGGTTTGCGTACAAGAACCTGATATTCAAGCCCGACAG GAAAGCATTCTTCGCTAAGGTCAGGAACATTTACGAGGATATAATCAGCGGCTAG